The window AAGCCAAAAGAAGGCTGCTTTAGTGGGCGATGAGATGGTTTTTTTTCGTGCCAAGTGTAATAATTTGACTTAATGCACAAGCATTAATGCACTTAGCTAGCATTTGcaatttctttttcaatttcaaacatTCTTGTTCACATTTTTGTCTCTAGACATTACTAGAGATAGAGACGTTGGTGTTGGAAAATTGGGCCGATACGAAACTACTATTTAGGCCCGTTTAAATCCCATCACATACAAGATACAACCATAATATGATCCTTTGCTAGTCTTTGCATTGCAGAGTGAGGTCACAAAGTAAAGTCtatggaaacaacaacaataaccgGTTTTGCAAAATCTCACAATACTATCAAAATTGAGTTTATTTCTGCAGTTGAGATGGCTCAGTTGCATCACTATCTTCTCGCAAATCATGCTCATCATCACCAGTGCGATCCTCATCTGATTCAGGTCCACTCGCTTCATCATCATGGCCATGATCAGATACAATACCATGACCAATACTCCCGCTAACTCTTCCTGACTTGTTTGCATATTCTTCAAGGGATGTTGAGGGAAACACATCGCCGACCTTGCTACTATCACTCCTTGTAGCTTCATCTGATTTAGGCTTATTATCTTTGTTCATCTGTGTCATGCAAATACGCAACTTTAGGACTAATAACACAAACATATACATTTACAAATCTTAAACCCTCTTAAATGTAAGATATAACTCTAATTGTTTGGAGTCATAGGTAGTAAAAAGGGCACATAACTAAAGAAGCTTACCGCACGTAATAGCGTCCTTCGATCCCTTTCCCTAGCATTCTTGATAGTCTGCATCacatttagtaaaaaaattcaGTGAGAACCCAAAAAACATCTTTaatttcagtaaaaaaaaacccgCAAGCAGGAAATAGGACTTGGAAGCAGAATAAGTAAAAGACTAACCTCATCAAGCATCTTCTGTTCAGCCTCTACCTCATAAATATCTCTGCGAGAAACGAACAATTACCTCTACATTAGCTTAACATCATATCTACCAAACTAACTCAGAAGAAAACCAGCATCTTAGCAGTAGCAAAAGAAAGACTTTCTTCAAGATTAAACTTACCTTCCAAGGATTTGATCAACACGGGAACAACACTTCGCACACACCTTTTGCTCCTTGGCACAACCTGTAACCAGTTTAGTACTATTAACACATCAACTCAAAAACAAGATACTGATGTATTCTTCTTCATtgccaacaaaaacaaagaaaaaaaaacactaaccaGGGCATAACTTATGGTATGCTTGACGAACATTTCGCTTAGTACACTTCTGACTATAacaacaacccaaaaaaaaaaagttcgcTCTTTTAAGAAAACTAACacaaagaacaaacaaatcagTTCGATTAAGATTGACAAGGTTCAACAGAGAAAGACACATACAAAAGAACACTTTAAATTCAATCAACAATACCATTTGGTGGCTTCAGTTAGGGTTTTGTATTTGCCGTAGCGGCGTTTCCAAGCTATCTGCTCTCTACACCGATAGCAAACTCCAGTTATCTCCGATAATGGTCTAAATCTCCCGCCTACTTCCTAAAAAAACCAGAAATTTCCAGAAAAATTAAGGATCCAACTACACTAATCACTCAGTTTCGTTAACCTCATAGCAGAGCAAACTGTTTACCGTTTCGTTGATCTTGACGCCGGCTTTGGGAACCCAGGCGAATTTGTTCTGATGCTTCGGTGGTCCTTGCCGTGAGCCCATTTTCTATGAGTCGTGATTCTAGAACGGAGAAATCAGAGGAATACGATTTTatctggaagaagaagaagaagaagatgagcggCGCGAAAAGACGAAGAAGCCAATTAGGTTtcaggaaaaaaacacaaaaagatcCATAATTAATGAAGGTTTATTCAATGGGCCAAATCCATAAACTTTAAAAGCCCATTGAACTCTTACTATTTGTTGGGTTTTTGTTTAACTAATTGTCtgagaaaaatattgaaacgtTCGATCATGTtccatatttttcaactaataCCAGTGCGAGATCTATAGCAatcaatgtatttttttgttattatagtGATTATAGGTTCACGTTCCAtttgtaatgtttttcttttttttagtaacTCAGAGAGTAAATCCTCATATCTATGGGGATCTGAGACTAATATCTCTGGAGAGAGGGTATCCCACTGCCCATACCTATGTGGCCAAAAGGATAAAGCTAAACAATTATGCGTTTGGGGAGAATCGATCTCTGTCTTAGACCAACATGGCGACTCTTCCACCTAGATTAGAACCACTAGCCCATCACCTCATGGTTATTCCATTTGTAATGTTTTAAAggatttttataaaaagaagatGTTATGTGGATTTTTCACGATGCATGCAAATGCAATGATCACATATATTCGCAACGTGCATCGACGAGCTCCCCACGACGTTTAAGATCAATCTCCAATGATTTTTGATTGTTATAAATTACATGTAAACAAATCATCTCAATTATTCtttattgataaaatttgtTATTCCGGGAAATGCACTGGAATTTTATCAAATCCCAACATAAGTATGAAGTACTGTATAAAGAATATTATCCGTGGTGTGTGTCTTTTATAATTAAAGTACTAATTCGTATTATTGTATATGAACTTCTGCTAAAAGCCTAAAAGgaatgtaaaaatttaaaatctaagaTTGAGCTTCCCACACATGCGAATGTTCCTTCGTTCCACAATAAAGTAGATCGAGGACAgttttaaaattcattattcCCATTAGAGCATTCCCATCCCACATACTGTGGGGATGAGTGTCAAAaaataatgagaaaaaaaatggcCAGATGTATTCTTATTGGTGttgaataataaattaaattaagttataaaaataacatatatctatataaaaaaaactttgagacATCTAAAACAAGTATGACCAATAATAGTGCTCTTATGAGCTAAAAAAGCCTGATTACATTCTAATTGACACCTTTATTGATTTTACACTCCGGtcaaaaagtattaatttattgttcGGTTTTTGTATCCCCAACTTTTAATTCCTCACATACGACTTTTTTCTGTCTGTTAAAAACGCAGACACGAATTTAGGTACATTTATGGTAAATCAAGTAAGAAATAATTGTAAGCCGAAAATGAATTACATTGCTAGCTAAAAGATAGATCCTTTATAAGGTTAGCTTAGCTAGACCTAATATCATAAACTCTTCAATTTACTCTCAAGTCCAAAAGTGAATAATTGAACAAGAAACAACACTTGTTTAACTTAACTAAAGccttaactaaaaataaaataaaaaaagatggcaCAGTCAAACAAATgacaattaagtttttttttgttgacatatttaatatattgaccattaaattaagaaagataattatatattttgaatgatttgCACCTTTAGTTAGTCAAAACAGTAATTAGTGTTTTGGTCCTGttgataccaattgaaaacacatatttattgtgtatgtattttgaatgttttgcCCCTTTAGTTAGTCAAAACAGTAATTAGTTTCCAAAATTTCAATggctaaaaaaattaaactaaaaatctgtcaaataaaaaaagtgtaaataaaAACAGATAAATCCATATTATTTGGACGTATATCTGATAAGTTAATTCaaaaatcatacatatatacaaaaaagtATGGGATATTCATCACaaatatctatttaaaaaatattcatataattttgtttttttttgtggtgtggagataaatatctaaaaatacatTATATCCTCAAGACAAGATTACAAGCTTCTATTTTTTCGgaaatttattcaaacaaaaaatgtttttattttctaaaccaATAAGACAATTCATTAATagcaaacaaataataattaaattgcaaagtccgaaaaataagattaatttttGCATCCCCATAGAATACGGACATCAAGAggacaaaaaatagaaaagtctTCACTTCCTCACCATAACACATAACATAACACAATAACAAAGGTTTCCTTTGACCTGTTGAACGAGTCTTAATCAACCACGTGTCAAACCTCACACGTGTCTCGCAAACCCCTCGCACGTACCAAATCCAATATAAAAACCAAAGCGACGGTCATTCAGAGTCTCCCATCTCCTCCGATCTCAAATCtgagaaccttcttcttcttcttctctcaaatctgagaaccttcttcttcttcttcttcttcttcttcttcttcttcttcttcttcttcttcttcttcttcttcttctgctctctCTGAATCATCAAATCATGGTTGAGCCGGCGAATACCGTTGGGATTCCGGTTAATCACATGCCACAGTTGAAGGATGAGCTCGACATCGTCATCCCTACCATCCGTAACCTCGATTTCCTCGAGATGTGGAGACCTTTCCTCCAGCCTTACCATCTGATCATCGTCCAAGATGGAGATCCATCGAAGACCATTGCTGTACCTGAAGGGTTCGACTACGAGCTCTACAACAGGAACGACATCAACCGTATCCTTGGTCCTAAAGCTTCCTGCATTTCCTTCAAGGACTCTGCTTGTCGTTGCTTCGGCTACATGGTCTCCAAGAAGAAGTACATCTTCACCATTGACGACGATTGCTTCGTAAGTCTCCACAATTctgtttattagatctgttctttttgtttattctgGAAACTCTGCTTTGAGATCTAGTGATAAAGTCTGTAGATTTAACAGATCTTAACATCCAAAATTGAATATTCGAAGGTCAACCTGCTTAGATTACAAAAACACTGTTATGACCTAGATCTATAACACTCATTTGCCTGATGGTTCTCGATCTGTTTTCAGAATTTAGTCTTATGTTTGTCGGCATTGTCATGATCTCTTATGTTTAGGTAGTGTCAATGTTGTTGGACCAACCTATCAGTGTCTTAAGAGTTAACTTCACAAGATTCTTGCGTGTCATTGTCCTGCCCATTTAtgttattgtcattaggttaaGGAGGAGAAAAGTCCAACCTTTACATTCCCTTCTTTAGGGGTTTGTGGGGCTTTTGAAGAATTTGAGTTTTCAGTTACGCCATGATTGTAGCATTGATGTTGCTTTCACAATGTGTTGGTTTAATCACGTGTAACGTATTGTTTGGTCCCTCATGGTCTTATACGTACATTTGAATAATCctttcttataatttaaatatgaatTTGTTGTTGTCATGTATTATTATATAGGTTGCCAAGGATCCATCTGGAAAAGCTGTGAACGCTCTTGAGCAACACATCAAGAACCTTCTCTGCCCATCATCTCCATTTTTCTTCAACACCTTGTACGACCCATACCGTGAAGGTGCTGACTTCGTTCGTGGATACCCTTTCAGTCTACGTGAGGGTGTTTCCACTGCTGTTTCCCATGGTCTGTGGCTCAACATCCCTGATTACGATGCCCCGACCCAACTTGTGAAGCCTAAGGAAAGGAACACAAGGTAGTTCATCTCACATTTTCttactacatttttttttgggtgttacATAAAGCTAACAGTGCTTAATTGGCATCACTTCTAGGTATGTGGATGCTGTTATGACCATCCCAAAGGGAACACTTTTCCCTATGTGTGGCATGAACTTGGCCTTCGACCGTGAGCTCATTGGCCCGGCTATGTACTTTGGTCTCATGGGTGATGGTCAGCCTATTGGTCGCTACGACGATATGTGGGCTGGATGGTGTGTCAAGGTACTTNNNNNNNNNNNNNNNNNNNNNNNNNNNNNNNNNNNNNNNNNNNNNNNNNNNNNNNNNNNNNNNNNNNNNNNNNNNNNNNNNNNNNNNNNNNNNNNNNNNNNNNNNNNNNNNNNNNNNNNNNNNNNNNNNNNNNNNNNNNNNNNNNNNNNNNNNNNNNNNNNNNNNNNNNNNNNNNNNNNNNNNNNNNNNNNNNNNNNNNNNNNNNNNNNNNNNNNNNNNNNNNNNNNNNNNNNNNNNNNNNNNNNNNNNNNNNNNNNNNNNNNNNNNNNNNNNNNNNNNNNNNNNNNNNNNNNNNNNNNNNNNNNNNNNNNNNNNNNNNNNNNNNNNNNNNNNNNNNNNNNNNNNNNNNNNNNNNNNNNNNNNNNNNNNNNNNNNNNNNNNNNNNNNNNNNNNNNNNNNNNNNNNNNNNNNNNNNNNNNNNNNNNNNNNNNNNNNNNNNNNNNNNNNNNNNNNNNNNNNNNNNNNNNNNNNNNNNNNNNNNNNNNNNNNNNNNNNNNNNNNNNNNNNNNNNNNNNNNNNNNNNNNNNNNNNNNNNNNNNNNNNNNNNNNNNNNNNNNNNNNNNNNNNNNNNNNNNNNNNNNNNNNNNNNNNNNNNNNNNNNNNNNNNNNNNNNNNNNNNNNNNNNNNNNNNNNNNNNNNNNNNNNNNNNNNNNNNNNNNNNNNNNNNNNNNNNNNNNNNNNNNNNNNNNNNNNNNNNNNNNNNNNNNNNNNNNNNNNNNNNNNNNNNNNNNNNNNNNNNNNNNNNNNNNNNNNNNNNNNNNNNNNNNNNNNNNNNNNNNNNNNNNNNNNNNNNNNNNNNNNNNNNNNNNNNNNNNNNNNNNNNNNNNNNNNNNNNNNNNNNNNNNNNNNNNNNNNNNNNNNNNNNNNNNNNNNNNNNNNNNNNNNNNNNNNNNNNNNNNNNNNNNNNNNNNNNNNNNNNNNNNNNNNNNNNNNNNNNNNNNNNNNNNNNNNNNNNNNNNNNNNNNNNNNNNNNNNNNNNNNNNNNNNNNNNNNNNNNNNNNNNNNNNNNNNNNNNNNNNNNNNNNNNNNNNNNNNNNNNNNNNNNNNNNNNNNNNNNNNNNNNNNNNNNNNNNNNNNNNNNNNNNNNNNNNNNNNNNNNNNNNNNNNNNNNNNNNNNNNNNNNNNNNNNNNNNNNNNNNNNNNNNNNNNNNNNNNNNNNNNNNNNNNNNNNNNNNNNNNNNNNNNNNNNNNNNNNNNNNNNNNNNNNNNNNNNNNNNNNNNNNNNNNNNNNNNNNNNNNNNN is drawn from Camelina sativa cultivar DH55 chromosome 1, Cs, whole genome shotgun sequence and contains these coding sequences:
- the LOC104740997 gene encoding uncharacterized protein C9orf85 homolog isoform X2; protein product: MGSRQGPPKHQNKFAWVPKAGVKINETEVGGRFRPLSEITGVCYRCREQIAWKRRYGKYKTLTEATKCQKCTKRNVRQAYHKLCPGCAKEQKVCAKCCSRVDQILGRDIYEVEAEQKMLDETIKNARERDRRTLLRAMNKDNKPKSDEATRSDSSKVGDVFPSTSLEEYANKSGRVSGSIGHGIVSDHGHDDEASGPESDEDRTGDDEHDLREDSDATEPSQLQK
- the LOC104740997 gene encoding uncharacterized protein C9orf85 homolog isoform X1 encodes the protein MGSRQGPPKHQNKFAWVPKAGVKINETEVGGRFRPLSEITGVCYRCREQIAWKRRYGKYKTLTEATKCFLKRANFFFLGCCYSQKCTKRNVRQAYHKLCPGCAKEQKVCAKCCSRVDQILGRDIYEVEAEQKMLDETIKNARERDRRTLLRAMNKDNKPKSDEATRSDSSKVGDVFPSTSLEEYANKSGRVSGSIGHGIVSDHGHDDEASGPESDEDRTGDDEHDLREDSDATEPSQLQK
- the LOC104742501 gene encoding UDP-arabinopyranose mutase 1-like (The sequence of the model RefSeq protein was modified relative to this genomic sequence to represent the inferred CDS: added 340 bases not found in genome assembly), whose product is MVEPANTVGIPVNHMPQLKDELDIVIPTIRNLDFLEMWRPFLQPYHLIIVQDGDPSKTIAVPEGFDYELYNRNDINRILGPKASCISFKDSACRCFGYMVSKKKYIFTIDDDCFVAKDPSGKAVNALEQHIKNLLCPSSPFFFNTLYDPYREGADFVRGYPFSLREGVSTAVSHGLWLNIPDYDAPTQLVKPKERNTRYVDAVMTIPKGTLFPMCGMNLAFDRELIGPAMYFGLMGDGQPIGRYDDMWAGWCIKVICDHLSLGVKTGLPYIYHSKASNPFVNLKKEYKGIFWQEEIIPFFQNVKLSKEAVTVQQCYIELSKMVKEKLSSLDPYFDKLADAMVTWIEAWDELNPPATAATAKA